A genomic segment from Microcoleus sp. FACHB-672 encodes:
- a CDS encoding response regulator transcription factor produces MPLTILVVDDDPGTRLAISHYLEMSGYSVITAENGQEALKMVDEYQPHLMVTDIIMPRMDGYQLVRQVRQRPAFRLLPVIFLTARTNTEERIRGYQLGCDIYLPKPFELDELGAVIRNLLERSQLIQSEWRFSYPDTLRSPNGSVLPSHLPQAEASEAKPIPATDSEPVLPLTQREQEVLDLLTVGLSNVQIGECLHLSPRTVEKYVSSLLRKTSTSNRAELVRFAMEHHLVK; encoded by the coding sequence ATGCCCTTGACAATTCTTGTTGTTGATGACGATCCAGGTACTCGTCTGGCCATCAGCCATTACCTTGAGATGTCTGGCTACTCAGTGATCACAGCTGAGAATGGTCAAGAAGCCTTGAAAATGGTTGATGAATACCAGCCGCATTTGATGGTGACAGACATCATCATGCCTCGGATGGATGGCTATCAACTGGTACGGCAAGTCCGCCAAAGGCCGGCTTTTCGCTTGTTGCCAGTTATTTTCTTAACCGCTCGTACCAATACCGAGGAACGAATTCGCGGCTACCAATTAGGGTGTGACATTTATTTGCCAAAACCCTTTGAATTGGATGAGTTGGGAGCAGTTATTCGCAATCTCTTGGAGCGATCACAGTTAATTCAATCTGAGTGGCGGTTCTCTTATCCAGATACCTTGCGCTCTCCAAATGGTTCGGTGCTGCCATCGCACCTCCCTCAAGCCGAGGCATCTGAGGCTAAGCCAATCCCCGCAACTGATAGCGAGCCGGTGCTTCCTCTCACCCAAAGAGAACAAGAAGTTTTGGATTTACTAACGGTTGGTCTTTCTAACGTTCAAATTGGCGAGTGTCTCCACCTCAGTCCCCGCACTGTGGAAAAGTACGTTAGCAGTCTTCTGAGAAAAACCTCAACCAGTAACCGAGCAGAACTGGTTCGTTTTGCAATGGAGCATCATTTAGTAAAGTAG
- a CDS encoding low molecular weight protein-tyrosine-phosphatase gives MPYKLLFVCLGNICRSPAAENIMNHLIAEADLSEQIICESAGTASYHVGNPPDRRMVAAASQRGMKFLGEARQFQKIDFEQFDLILAMDGENYRDIISLDPAGKYRDKVRMMCDFCTQHKDKEVPDPYYGGSDGFNYVIDLLSDACQGLLQYIINNQASNSRAKG, from the coding sequence ATGCCCTACAAACTTTTATTCGTTTGCCTTGGAAATATTTGCCGTTCACCGGCAGCCGAGAATATCATGAACCACCTGATTGCAGAAGCAGATTTGAGCGAGCAGATTATTTGTGAGTCTGCCGGCACTGCTAGCTATCACGTTGGTAACCCACCTGATCGGCGCATGGTTGCGGCTGCCAGTCAGCGGGGGATGAAATTTTTAGGTGAAGCGCGTCAATTTCAGAAAATAGACTTTGAACAATTTGATTTAATTTTGGCAATGGATGGGGAGAATTACCGAGATATTATTTCCTTAGATCCTGCCGGCAAATATCGAGACAAAGTTAGAATGATGTGTGACTTTTGCACCCAGCATAAGGACAAAGAAGTACCCGATCCCTATTATGGTGGCTCCGACGGCTTTAACTATGTCATTGATTTGCTTTCAGATGCCTGTCAGGGTCTATTACAGTACATTATTAACAATCAAGCATCAAACTCAAGGGCTAAGGGCTAA
- a CDS encoding SGNH/GDSL hydrolase family protein, translated as MFKSKRGIYQTRRPFPKPLAILLSIPVALIVLEILLRILTAITGFSDELAGYEAERKIVTAYRLKFLNQAQVPYDGLSNRGSLIAQGNELLGYKLAKNQQSDFWRINEQGFRADEPVALQKPPGEIRIFVLGGAAAFGYLSLNNQTTLAGQLEQRLNQQTGKQQPNSEKTPSENEQGDTSASSVPIRQGQYRVINAGVPGYTSGNEAVQLALDILAYKPDLILVLNGYEDLMLPSTQQGADIPGVQTFLQNASTHFSASVTQGWQNWITQSYLLKGVQYWILRPHEAPLKNYANQLSLVADNSVLPPAKHLAGDTEELQRRVGRYRHHLQQMARLTAAANVPLIVAVQPEITGRGQNNPIPDEREILDQLGKSYAQGVEAGFSQLGAVVKDVEREFPKNVTALNLYNFYADFRDPAFQDAVHLSDVANTELANRLSESVSKALQTQTKPQN; from the coding sequence ATGTTTAAAAGCAAACGTGGAATTTACCAAACCCGCCGTCCATTCCCCAAACCACTAGCGATCCTCTTGTCGATCCCTGTGGCGCTCATTGTCTTAGAAATACTGCTCCGCATTTTGACGGCAATTACCGGCTTTAGTGATGAATTGGCCGGTTATGAAGCTGAACGTAAAATAGTCACTGCGTATCGGCTCAAATTTCTCAACCAAGCACAAGTCCCCTATGATGGACTCTCGAATAGGGGATCTTTGATCGCTCAAGGAAATGAGCTGCTCGGTTACAAACTTGCGAAGAACCAACAGAGCGATTTTTGGCGCATTAATGAGCAAGGCTTTCGGGCTGATGAGCCGGTGGCATTACAAAAGCCTCCGGGTGAAATTAGAATATTTGTTTTAGGGGGAGCTGCGGCTTTTGGCTACCTCAGTTTAAACAATCAAACGACCTTGGCCGGCCAACTTGAACAGCGTCTAAACCAACAGACAGGGAAGCAACAGCCCAACTCAGAGAAAACTCCCTCGGAAAACGAACAAGGGGATACATCGGCTTCTTCCGTCCCAATACGGCAGGGTCAGTATCGCGTCATTAATGCTGGCGTACCGGGTTATACCTCAGGTAATGAAGCCGTTCAATTAGCCCTCGATATTTTGGCCTACAAACCCGATCTAATCTTGGTTTTGAATGGATATGAAGACTTGATGTTACCCAGCACCCAGCAAGGCGCTGATATTCCTGGCGTACAGACCTTCCTGCAAAATGCTTCCACTCATTTCTCAGCCTCTGTAACTCAGGGATGGCAAAATTGGATCACTCAAAGTTATCTCCTTAAAGGAGTCCAATACTGGATCTTGCGGCCCCATGAAGCTCCGCTTAAAAACTACGCCAACCAATTGAGTCTAGTTGCCGACAATTCTGTACTTCCTCCAGCCAAACACTTAGCCGGTGATACTGAGGAACTGCAACGTCGGGTGGGCCGGTACCGGCATCATCTCCAGCAAATGGCTCGTCTAACGGCAGCCGCGAATGTTCCGTTAATTGTGGCGGTTCAGCCGGAAATTACGGGCCGGGGGCAAAATAATCCCATTCCCGACGAGCGGGAGATTTTAGATCAGCTAGGAAAATCCTACGCTCAAGGCGTGGAAGCAGGATTTTCACAGTTAGGGGCAGTTGTTAAGGATGTAGAGCGAGAATTTCCCAAGAATGTGACGGCGCTGAACCTCTACAATTTCTATGCAGACTTTCGCGATCCAGCTTTTCAGGATGCGGTTCATTTGTCCGATGTTGCCAATACAGAACTTGCCAACCGCCTATCTGAGAGCGTCAGTAAGGCGTTGCAAACACAGACGAAACCCCAAAATTAG
- a CDS encoding YbaB/EbfC family nucleoid-associated protein, giving the protein MSKGQGFGFGLGKMKELTEAFKKAQQVQEGAKKLQEELDQMEIEGQAGGGLVKVIVSGNQEPRGVVISPDALGEGADVVSELVTIAMQDAYNKSTTTMRERMEELTGGLNLPGL; this is encoded by the coding sequence ATGTCAAAAGGACAGGGATTTGGCTTCGGTCTGGGGAAAATGAAAGAGCTGACCGAAGCTTTTAAAAAAGCCCAGCAGGTACAAGAAGGAGCTAAAAAGCTCCAAGAAGAACTCGATCAAATGGAAATCGAGGGACAAGCCGGCGGCGGTTTGGTCAAAGTTATTGTGAGTGGAAATCAAGAACCCCGTGGGGTGGTGATTTCACCGGATGCTCTGGGTGAAGGCGCAGATGTTGTGTCTGAACTTGTCACCATCGCGATGCAAGATGCCTACAACAAATCCACGACAACCATGCGAGAGCGCATGGAAGAGTTGACAGGGGGACTTAATCTGCCTGGTCTGTAA
- the murB gene encoding UDP-N-acetylmuramate dehydrogenase, with amino-acid sequence MTLSYDPPSVFKTASVTATPEANFLKPDSPISLPGTNCQIKSQVSLATLTSFRVGGPAEWYIAPRHLDDLQASFEWAVAEGVPITLLGAGSNLLVSDHGLDGLVICTRHLRHSHFDAETGQVTAAAGEPLVRLAWQAAERGWEGLEWAVGIPGTVGGAVVMNAGAHGGCTAEILVNAHVFSPSGTVDILTAPDLGYSYRSSQLQGGDRLVSQATFQLRPGAEPAKVMAITAQHLKERQTTQPYHLPSCGSVFRNPNPLKAAWLIEQAGLKGYQIGGAQVAQRHANFILNCGGATANEIFQLIRYVQEQVEQRWSLCLEPEVKILGEFQPI; translated from the coding sequence ATGACTCTTTCCTATGATCCTCCTAGTGTTTTCAAAACTGCTAGTGTGACTGCCACTCCCGAGGCCAATTTTTTGAAACCAGATTCGCCAATTTCCCTGCCAGGAACGAATTGTCAAATTAAGTCTCAAGTTTCCCTGGCAACTCTAACCTCCTTTCGCGTAGGCGGCCCTGCTGAATGGTACATTGCGCCCCGCCACTTGGACGACTTGCAAGCAAGTTTCGAGTGGGCGGTTGCTGAAGGTGTGCCCATTACTTTGTTGGGTGCCGGTTCTAATTTATTGGTGAGCGATCACGGCCTAGACGGCTTAGTGATTTGCACTCGCCACCTGCGCCACTCTCACTTTGATGCAGAAACCGGCCAAGTGACCGCTGCAGCCGGCGAACCACTTGTTCGCCTTGCTTGGCAAGCTGCAGAGCGGGGCTGGGAAGGGCTAGAGTGGGCGGTGGGAATTCCTGGCACCGTTGGGGGGGCTGTGGTGATGAATGCCGGTGCCCACGGCGGCTGTACTGCCGAGATTTTAGTGAACGCTCATGTCTTTTCGCCGAGCGGCACAGTAGACATTCTCACCGCCCCAGACCTAGGCTATAGCTACCGCAGTTCCCAACTCCAAGGCGGCGATCGCTTAGTTAGCCAAGCGACGTTTCAACTGCGGCCTGGAGCAGAGCCGGCAAAGGTGATGGCGATAACGGCGCAACATCTCAAGGAACGACAAACCACTCAACCCTACCATTTGCCTAGCTGTGGCAGTGTTTTTCGCAATCCCAATCCCCTCAAAGCCGCTTGGTTAATTGAGCAAGCCGGTCTGAAAGGATATCAAATTGGAGGCGCTCAAGTCGCCCAGCGCCATGCTAATTTTATTCTTAACTGTGGCGGAGCCACCGCAAATGAGATATTCCAACTGATCCGTTACGTTCAGGAGCAGGTGGAACAGCGTTGGTCTTTGTGTTTAGAACCAGAAGTTAAAATACTCGGAGAATTTCAACCGATTTAG
- the murC gene encoding UDP-N-acetylmuramate--L-alanine ligase: MLSSVDFSGRPFHFIGIGGIGMSALAYILAKRQLPVYGSDLKSSHITQRLQETGAHIFWRQDASNLEFFQPASDQTGATFAPAGVSESSKQGAAAATTTLESTSKVGKPPANLPQVICSTAIHSGNAEYQAAIDLGCPIFHRSDLLAALIKEYQSIAVAGTHGKTTTSSLIGYVLMQAGLDPTIVVGGEVKAWEGNARLGEGPYLVAEADESDGSLVKLSAQIGVVTNIELDHPDHYASLDEVIATFKIFEGRCQTLVGCIDCLTVRDNLKPKISYSLEPETGADYTVDCIATRADGTTARVWERGEILGQLNLKLLGRHNLSNALAAVAVGRLLGLDFAAIAGAVATFEGARRRFEVRGEHNDILFVDDYAHHPSELRVTLAAASLRAKDREASSTKNHNGKSNGRVVAIFQPHRYSRTLTFLQEFAQSFSDADIVVLTNIYSAGEPDLGQVSGQQVADLIATYHHQVHYQPSLQSVCAFLTETLLPGDVALFLGAGNLNQIIPEVMTFYEKSEQERSHEAHRRA; this comes from the coding sequence ATGCTGAGTTCTGTAGATTTCAGCGGCAGGCCATTCCATTTCATCGGAATCGGCGGAATAGGAATGTCAGCCCTCGCTTATATTCTAGCTAAGCGTCAGCTGCCCGTATATGGCTCGGATCTTAAATCTAGCCATATTACTCAACGGTTGCAGGAAACTGGCGCTCATATTTTTTGGCGTCAAGACGCAAGTAATTTAGAATTTTTTCAGCCGGCAAGCGATCAAACTGGAGCAACGTTTGCACCTGCCGGTGTGAGCGAGAGTTCTAAGCAGGGCGCGGCAGCAGCAACCACAACGCTGGAGAGCACATCAAAGGTTGGCAAGCCGCCGGCAAACTTACCCCAAGTAATCTGCTCAACAGCAATTCACTCAGGCAACGCCGAATATCAAGCGGCGATTGACTTGGGGTGTCCGATTTTCCACCGCTCAGATTTACTGGCAGCCCTGATCAAAGAGTACCAAAGCATTGCTGTAGCCGGCACCCACGGGAAAACAACAACAAGTAGCTTGATCGGGTACGTGCTGATGCAGGCCGGTTTAGATCCAACCATCGTGGTGGGCGGAGAAGTCAAAGCGTGGGAAGGCAACGCCCGACTGGGAGAAGGGCCGTATTTAGTTGCAGAAGCAGACGAATCAGACGGTTCTCTCGTCAAGCTTTCAGCCCAAATCGGCGTTGTGACAAATATCGAACTCGATCACCCAGATCACTACGCCAGCCTCGATGAAGTAATAGCCACCTTCAAAATTTTTGAGGGGCGCTGCCAAACCTTAGTGGGCTGTATTGACTGCCTCACGGTAAGAGATAACCTAAAACCAAAAATTAGCTATAGCTTAGAGCCAGAGACAGGAGCTGACTATACCGTTGATTGTATTGCCACCCGCGCAGATGGCACCACGGCCAGAGTGTGGGAACGCGGGGAAATCTTGGGGCAGCTGAACTTGAAATTGCTAGGCCGGCATAACCTCAGCAACGCCCTGGCAGCGGTCGCAGTCGGTCGGTTATTAGGGTTAGACTTTGCCGCGATCGCCGGTGCGGTCGCCACGTTTGAAGGAGCACGGCGTCGTTTTGAAGTTCGAGGCGAACACAACGACATTTTATTTGTCGATGACTACGCCCACCACCCTAGCGAACTCCGCGTCACCTTAGCAGCAGCGAGTCTGCGAGCAAAGGATCGCGAAGCCAGTTCCACCAAAAACCATAATGGCAAATCGAACGGACGGGTTGTGGCGATCTTTCAACCCCACCGCTACAGCCGCACCCTCACCTTCTTGCAAGAATTCGCTCAGTCTTTTAGCGATGCCGATATCGTTGTTCTTACGAATATCTATAGCGCCGGTGAACCAGACTTAGGGCAAGTGAGCGGTCAGCAAGTTGCCGATTTAATTGCCACTTACCATCATCAGGTACACTATCAACCGTCTTTACAGTCAGTTTGTGCGTTTCTCACAGAAACGCTCCTCCCCGGCGATGTTGCCTTATTTCTGGGAGCGGGTAATCTAAATCAGATCATTCCAGAGGTCATGACTTTTTATGAAAAGTCAGAGCAGGAACGGTCTCACGAAGCGCACCGTCGCGCCTGA
- the nadD gene encoding nicotinate (nicotinamide) nucleotide adenylyltransferase, protein MKGGCEGLGTQKVAVFGGTFDPVHLGHLLIAQTASSQMDLDRVIWVPTRYPPHKCSQSLVEFEHRLEMVRQAIADNPAFVVSPVEINRTGSSYAIQTFIELQALYPAIQWYWIVGADAFQTLPKWQCRDILAASVEWLVAPRLMRGSAAGEVGETGWSDGIYLETQILCQQVANHLAHTSMPVRWQVLQSPLVAVSSSLIRQFCREHRSIRYLVPEAVRIYIEAENLYQSEVDR, encoded by the coding sequence ATGAAGGGTGGTTGTGAAGGTTTAGGTACGCAGAAAGTCGCAGTTTTTGGCGGCACCTTCGATCCAGTTCATTTAGGGCATCTGTTAATTGCCCAGACTGCCTCGAGTCAGATGGATCTTGATCGGGTGATTTGGGTTCCCACTCGCTACCCTCCCCATAAATGTTCACAATCATTGGTTGAGTTTGAGCATCGCTTGGAAATGGTGCGGCAGGCAATCGCAGATAATCCGGCGTTTGTTGTTTCGCCGGTAGAAATTAATCGCACCGGCTCTTCGTATGCTATCCAAACTTTCATTGAGCTTCAGGCACTCTATCCTGCGATTCAATGGTACTGGATTGTTGGGGCGGACGCATTCCAAACACTGCCCAAATGGCAATGCCGGGACATTCTAGCTGCGTCTGTTGAGTGGTTGGTAGCACCCCGACTGATGCGAGGGAGTGCTGCTGGAGAGGTCGGTGAGACCGGCTGGAGCGATGGGATTTACTTGGAGACTCAGATACTTTGCCAACAAGTGGCCAATCATCTGGCTCATACGTCTATGCCGGTGCGCTGGCAAGTTCTGCAATCGCCTTTGGTGGCAGTCTCGTCAAGTTTGATTCGTCAGTTTTGCCGCGAACACCGCTCAATCCGTTACTTAGTGCCGGAAGCGGTCAGAATTTACATTGAAGCGGAAAACCTTTATCAGTCCGAAGTTGATCGTTAA
- a CDS encoding type I glyceraldehyde-3-phosphate dehydrogenase — MIRVAINGFGRIGRNFMRCWIGRTNSQLEVVAINDTSDPKTNAHLLKYDTMLGKLDADISADDNSITVNGHTVKCVSDRNPLNLPWAEWGIDLIIEATGVFIDNAGASKHIEAGAKKVLITAPGKGSDIGTYVMGVNDNEYEHDKFNVLSNASCTTNCLAPVVKVLHENFNIIKGTMTTTHSYTGDQRLLDASHRDVRRARAAAMNIVPTTTGAAKAVALVIPEMKGKLNGIALRVPTPNVSVVDLVAQVEKRTFAEEVNEALQHAAQGQLKGILEYSDLPLVSCDYKGNDASSIVDASLTMVMDGDMVKVIAWYDNEWGYSQRVVDLAELVAQKWVA; from the coding sequence GTGATTAGAGTCGCGATCAACGGGTTTGGACGCATCGGACGTAACTTCATGCGCTGCTGGATTGGCAGAACCAACAGCCAACTTGAAGTCGTTGCTATCAACGACACTTCTGACCCAAAAACCAACGCTCACTTGCTGAAATACGACACGATGTTGGGCAAGTTGGACGCCGATATTAGTGCCGATGACAACTCCATTACCGTCAACGGTCATACAGTTAAATGTGTATCAGATCGCAACCCTTTAAACTTGCCCTGGGCTGAATGGGGAATTGACTTGATCATTGAAGCGACCGGCGTGTTTATTGACAATGCCGGTGCCTCGAAGCACATAGAAGCTGGAGCTAAGAAGGTACTGATTACAGCGCCGGGGAAAGGCTCAGACATCGGCACCTATGTGATGGGCGTCAATGACAACGAATACGAACACGATAAGTTCAACGTCCTGAGCAATGCCAGTTGTACAACCAACTGCTTGGCACCTGTGGTCAAGGTGTTGCACGAGAACTTCAATATTATCAAAGGGACGATGACCACCACCCACAGCTATACCGGGGATCAGCGGCTGCTAGATGCTAGCCACCGGGATGTGCGACGTGCACGGGCTGCGGCAATGAACATTGTGCCTACCACCACCGGCGCTGCGAAAGCGGTTGCTTTGGTAATTCCAGAAATGAAGGGCAAGCTGAATGGCATTGCTCTGCGAGTGCCAACACCGAACGTGTCGGTTGTGGATTTGGTGGCTCAAGTTGAGAAACGGACGTTCGCTGAAGAAGTCAATGAAGCGCTGCAACACGCGGCACAAGGTCAACTCAAAGGCATTTTGGAATACAGCGATCTCCCCCTGGTTTCTTGTGACTATAAAGGGAATGATGCTTCTTCCATCGTGGATGCTAGCCTGACAATGGTCATGGATGGCGACATGGTGAAGGTTATTGCCTGGTATGACAACGAGTGGGGCTACAGCCAACGCGTTGTCGATCTCGCTGAATTGGTCGCTCAGAAGTGGGTTGCTTAG
- the thiL gene encoding thiamine-phosphate kinase gives MTDNPPSLQVQDIGEQGLLKRLHKFCPPDMVGDDAAVMNLLPAQQLVITTDMLVDGVHFSEGTTSPEDAGWRAAAANLSDLAAMGAQPAGITVGLGITGTTPVSWVERLYHGMQSCLHQHNTPIVGGDIVRSPIITLSITAFGQAYPNRIIRRGAAQPGDAIIVTGCHGASRAGLELLLHPEFGQNLQSAERDSLTLAHQRPKPRLDVLPLLWEIFGQESPIPVAGMDSSDGLADAIVQLCQASAVGATIERNSIPIPPALNQLVPADRALEWALYGGEDFELVLCLPAAVAQKLLNQLGAGAAIVGTISSQAGVWLIDNAGIYPAQQLTLNQGFKHF, from the coding sequence GTGACCGATAATCCCCCGTCCTTACAAGTTCAAGATATTGGAGAACAGGGACTCTTAAAACGATTACACAAATTCTGTCCTCCAGATATGGTGGGAGATGATGCGGCGGTAATGAATTTGTTACCGGCACAACAGTTAGTAATAACAACCGATATGTTGGTAGATGGCGTTCATTTTAGCGAAGGTACAACATCCCCAGAAGATGCCGGCTGGCGTGCTGCTGCGGCTAATTTATCGGATCTCGCAGCAATGGGAGCACAACCGGCAGGGATTACGGTGGGTTTAGGCATCACCGGCACCACCCCCGTCAGTTGGGTTGAAAGACTTTATCACGGAATGCAGAGCTGCCTGCACCAGCACAACACCCCCATCGTCGGCGGCGATATTGTCCGTTCCCCGATAATTACTCTCTCGATCACCGCCTTTGGTCAAGCTTACCCGAATCGGATCATCCGCCGTGGTGCAGCGCAACCTGGAGATGCCATTATCGTCACCGGCTGCCACGGAGCCTCCCGGGCCGGTTTAGAATTATTACTGCACCCAGAATTTGGTCAAAATCTTCAGTCGGCTGAGCGAGACAGCCTCACACTCGCTCACCAGCGCCCCAAACCCAGATTAGATGTATTGCCGCTACTTTGGGAAATTTTTGGTCAAGAATCTCCAATCCCTGTAGCTGGCATGGATAGCAGCGATGGATTAGCAGATGCTATCGTGCAACTCTGTCAAGCCAGTGCAGTTGGCGCGACAATTGAACGCAACAGTATTCCCATCCCGCCGGCACTAAACCAACTCGTGCCGGCAGATCGCGCCTTAGAATGGGCGTTATATGGCGGAGAAGACTTTGAACTCGTGCTTTGCCTGCCGGCAGCAGTTGCTCAGAAATTGCTAAATCAATTGGGTGCCGGTGCAGCTATTGTCGGAACAATTTCTTCACAAGCTGGTGTTTGGCTAATAGACAATGCCGGTATTTATCCCGCTCAGCAACTGACTCTTAACCAAGGATTTAAACATTTCTAA
- a CDS encoding Uma2 family endonuclease has product MQLTTEQIIYPSSDDKPMADSTIQYRWITQIKGGCDAIFKDDPNVFVAGDLFWYPVEGNSNICQAPDVMVVFGRGKSDRKSYRQWHEENITPQVIFEVRSESDSQTKMDKKLVFYNRYGVEEYYLYDPADKDLRGWRRTDGLLDVIDPMIGWVSPRLGVRFELGDEGLELYAPNGEKFVDYLELYQQREQERQEKELAQQRAERLAAQLRAAGIEPEA; this is encoded by the coding sequence ATGCAACTTACAACGGAACAAATAATTTACCCATCCAGTGACGATAAGCCAATGGCAGATAGTACAATTCAGTACAGATGGATTACCCAAATAAAGGGCGGCTGTGACGCAATCTTTAAAGATGACCCAAATGTATTTGTAGCCGGCGATCTATTTTGGTATCCGGTAGAGGGAAATTCCAACATCTGCCAAGCCCCTGATGTAATGGTGGTGTTTGGTAGAGGCAAAAGTGATCGTAAATCTTACAGACAGTGGCACGAAGAAAATATTACTCCCCAAGTCATCTTTGAAGTGCGCTCAGAAAGCGACAGTCAGACAAAGATGGATAAAAAGTTAGTATTTTATAACCGCTATGGAGTCGAAGAATATTACTTGTATGATCCAGCGGATAAAGATTTGAGGGGATGGCGGCGCACGGACGGATTATTAGATGTTATTGATCCGATGATCGGCTGGGTTTCTCCTCGTTTGGGGGTGCGGTTTGAGTTGGGTGATGAGGGGTTGGAACTTTACGCACCTAATGGGGAAAAGTTTGTTGATTATCTGGAGTTATATCAGCAAAGAGAGCAGGAACGACAGGAGAAGGAATTAGCGCAACAACGAGCGGAACGATTAGCCGCGCAGTTAAGAGCGGCAGGAATTGAACCGGAGGCGTGA